One Roseimicrobium gellanilyticum DNA window includes the following coding sequences:
- a CDS encoding GNAT family N-acetyltransferase → MECTIRQAKSEDAAGIAHLIKVLGYGLKADDVPARLEDYANDASRVFVAVHESGALVGFLSFHAIPLFHEPGALGRITAMAIDPEHERQGIGTALVGAAEEFARVCDCLRVEVTSGDRREKDAHVFYAKLGYASDCRRFLKRLEKTPS, encoded by the coding sequence ATGGAGTGTACCATCCGTCAGGCAAAATCAGAAGACGCAGCAGGCATTGCGCATCTCATCAAAGTACTCGGCTACGGGTTGAAAGCCGATGACGTGCCCGCACGTCTGGAAGACTACGCCAACGACGCCAGCCGTGTATTTGTGGCCGTGCATGAATCAGGTGCGCTCGTGGGCTTTCTGAGTTTCCACGCCATTCCCCTCTTCCATGAGCCGGGTGCTTTGGGACGCATCACGGCGATGGCCATTGATCCGGAGCACGAGCGCCAGGGCATCGGCACCGCGCTGGTGGGCGCTGCGGAGGAGTTTGCCCGCGTCTGCGACTGCCTTCGCGTGGAGGTGACCAGCGGAGATCGCCGGGAGAAGGATGCGCATGTCTTTTACGCAAAACTGGGTTATGCCTCCGACTGCCGCCGCTTCCTGAAGAGACTTGAGAAGACCCCATCATGA
- a CDS encoding DEAD/DEAH box helicase has translation MEVTEKWLGDIGGWQAMKAAREYVRTGQVANATRDGIIFKGDVGLGQRALRATLVAAGGMRTEAKCGCNDARRGLICSHAIAVALSIISPHLVGKRPEPVAAAGQGGAAGSVPGLSPATGTSPGSRAPGAAAPAEPAKPARPELSEEDVPAGTYTVHISTPHFTQLTGSKTASVPVTIQFNPDADGPRDLPVAKWLHDHQLPLGQTAPQHLRLPADDLSDLLEALIDHPDVHPTLPSGAGVNKPATVASTAKTSDVLSINKDKLIISSAARWILHSEVDKLRQFVVFQLSDAGHTLLTLGETLWLYDSGANALQAVPHVPEALRPMWSTLITGAPVRQPIAWVASHLTAISELFELPPGPDSAENIRLIPANPRFQCRLDGSQRQLTAQVSLLHPHYDASRHAGVSPQETPPPSDATYPIQDQQNTLVFYTRNFPVEFGLQRQFQSTGFLATNVPNHFEMKGEREVLHFLSSDLQKLRRRFEVTEADGFRNLISNFEIIRPHIKVPRKPLAPTQTASGPAPLGASTSQDWLSLEVAYEASDGFHIPRQDVLRLIRSGKRDYQGRDGKRYLIDVDSCEELESTLQDVNTRFTGGNHVAIRSRQVEALEAFLPAGSPVLLDPVPFLEEGVIRSRLGRFGEMLRPYQLEGVRWLERHSRSGGGGLLADEMGLGKTVQTLALLKLILAARAGDPTLGPAVVVCPTSLLGNWSDEAARFTPELKTHISHDSKRFAALRKLAEFDVIFTSYALIQRDLDYYRDIRFAAIVLDEASYIRNPETESARAVRQLDAASRFSLTGTPVENSVKDLWSIFSFTLPGYLPIYDDFNERFVKPLAKAAAAESGNAAPTYTPMRSRAGAGAAFGPSAPTAESTESGSTKSPSAVIMERLRRLIRPHILRRTKREVAKDLPEKIEKVLWCELTAAQSTVYHRLLEEGREEIRVARQRSGQGGSRMTMFTVLLRLRQVCNDLSLLGIKAVPKAGAAAAAPAEVVEAPATKGGKAKKSAATAKPKAPNLSSGKLPVYEELLQESIEGGHKTLIFSQFVGMLKLLKSHAEAEGIPHCYLDGSSTDRPAQVASFQTDPNKKLFFISLKAGGYGLNLTAADEVVLVDPWWNPAVEAQAIDRAHRIGQGRPVTAYRLVCRGTVEEKILALQQKKRAVMDMALEDDAAIFAGVTDEELDELLA, from the coding sequence ATGGAGGTAACGGAAAAGTGGTTAGGAGACATCGGTGGCTGGCAGGCAATGAAAGCGGCCAGGGAATACGTGCGCACAGGCCAGGTGGCCAATGCGACGCGGGACGGCATCATTTTCAAAGGAGACGTGGGCCTCGGCCAGCGGGCTCTCCGCGCCACCCTGGTGGCTGCGGGCGGCATGCGGACAGAGGCGAAGTGCGGGTGCAATGACGCCCGCCGTGGTCTCATCTGCAGCCACGCCATTGCCGTGGCATTGTCCATTATCAGCCCTCATCTGGTGGGGAAAAGGCCCGAGCCTGTGGCAGCCGCAGGGCAGGGGGGGGCTGCTGGTTCGGTGCCCGGGCTCTCGCCGGCCACCGGCACATCACCCGGCAGCCGGGCTCCGGGAGCAGCCGCTCCCGCCGAACCCGCCAAGCCAGCTCGACCCGAGTTGAGCGAGGAGGACGTACCCGCTGGGACTTACACGGTCCACATTTCCACGCCGCACTTCACCCAGCTCACGGGGTCCAAGACCGCGTCCGTGCCGGTGACCATCCAGTTCAATCCGGACGCGGACGGACCTCGCGATCTTCCCGTTGCGAAGTGGCTGCACGATCATCAGTTGCCTCTTGGGCAGACCGCGCCCCAGCACCTGCGCCTTCCGGCCGATGACCTCAGCGACCTGCTGGAGGCTCTCATCGACCACCCGGATGTGCACCCGACCTTGCCCAGTGGGGCAGGGGTCAACAAGCCAGCGACGGTAGCCTCCACGGCAAAAACTTCGGATGTCTTAAGCATCAATAAAGATAAGTTAATCATTTCCAGTGCGGCACGCTGGATTCTCCATTCTGAAGTTGATAAGTTGAGACAATTCGTTGTGTTCCAGCTTTCTGACGCTGGTCACACACTGCTAACACTCGGCGAAACGCTCTGGCTCTACGACTCGGGGGCGAATGCACTCCAAGCTGTACCGCATGTCCCTGAGGCCCTGCGGCCCATGTGGAGCACACTCATTACCGGTGCTCCGGTCCGGCAGCCTATCGCCTGGGTCGCCAGCCACCTGACGGCGATCTCCGAGCTTTTCGAGCTCCCGCCAGGTCCGGACAGCGCGGAGAATATCCGCCTTATACCCGCCAACCCACGTTTCCAGTGCCGCTTGGATGGCTCCCAGCGCCAGCTCACGGCCCAAGTGTCCCTGCTGCACCCGCACTATGACGCCTCCCGGCATGCTGGAGTTTCCCCACAAGAAACGCCTCCGCCTTCCGACGCGACCTATCCCATTCAGGACCAGCAAAACACACTGGTATTTTACACCAGAAACTTCCCAGTCGAATTTGGTCTCCAGCGCCAGTTTCAATCCACGGGATTTCTGGCAACAAATGTGCCCAATCATTTTGAGATGAAGGGTGAGCGTGAGGTTTTACATTTCCTCTCATCAGATCTCCAAAAGCTCCGCCGACGGTTCGAAGTGACCGAGGCTGACGGGTTCCGGAACCTCATCAGCAATTTCGAAATCATCCGACCACACATCAAGGTCCCGCGGAAACCGCTCGCACCGACCCAGACCGCCTCCGGCCCGGCGCCTCTCGGTGCCAGCACCAGCCAGGACTGGCTGTCCCTTGAGGTGGCCTACGAGGCCTCGGACGGATTCCACATACCGCGGCAGGACGTCCTGCGCCTCATCCGCAGTGGCAAGCGCGACTACCAGGGCCGCGATGGCAAACGCTACCTCATTGACGTGGACAGCTGCGAGGAGCTGGAATCCACCCTGCAGGATGTGAATACCCGCTTCACTGGCGGGAACCATGTGGCCATCCGCAGCCGCCAGGTGGAGGCGCTGGAGGCCTTCCTGCCGGCGGGCAGCCCAGTACTGCTGGACCCGGTGCCGTTCCTTGAGGAAGGCGTCATCCGCAGCCGTCTCGGCCGCTTCGGGGAGATGCTGCGACCCTACCAGCTCGAGGGAGTCCGCTGGCTGGAGCGCCACAGCCGGTCCGGCGGTGGGGGGCTCCTGGCGGATGAAATGGGTCTCGGTAAGACGGTCCAAACCCTTGCCCTGCTGAAGCTCATCCTCGCCGCTCGTGCAGGTGACCCCACGCTCGGACCCGCCGTGGTCGTTTGCCCGACCTCGCTCCTGGGGAACTGGTCAGACGAGGCCGCCCGCTTTACGCCGGAGCTGAAGACGCACATTTCCCACGACTCGAAGCGCTTCGCCGCCCTGAGGAAGCTTGCCGAGTTCGACGTGATATTCACCTCTTACGCGCTCATCCAGCGTGACTTGGACTACTACCGGGACATCCGGTTCGCCGCCATCGTACTGGATGAAGCCAGCTACATCCGGAATCCGGAGACGGAGTCTGCCCGTGCCGTCCGGCAGCTCGATGCCGCGTCCCGATTCTCCCTCACCGGTACCCCGGTGGAGAACTCGGTGAAGGACCTCTGGTCCATCTTCTCCTTCACCCTGCCCGGCTACCTGCCCATCTACGACGACTTCAACGAGCGCTTCGTGAAGCCCCTGGCCAAGGCCGCTGCCGCCGAGTCTGGGAACGCCGCTCCGACCTACACGCCCATGCGTAGCCGTGCTGGCGCCGGTGCTGCCTTCGGCCCCTCGGCCCCCACGGCCGAGTCCACCGAATCCGGCAGCACCAAGTCGCCCTCGGCCGTCATCATGGAGCGCCTCCGCCGCCTCATCCGCCCGCACATCCTGCGCCGGACGAAGCGGGAGGTGGCCAAGGACCTGCCCGAGAAGATTGAAAAAGTCCTCTGGTGCGAGCTCACTGCCGCCCAGAGCACCGTCTACCACCGCCTCCTCGAGGAAGGCCGCGAGGAAATCCGCGTCGCCCGCCAGCGCTCCGGCCAGGGAGGCAGTCGCATGACCATGTTCACGGTGCTGCTGAGGCTTCGACAGGTGTGCAATGATCTCAGTTTGTTGGGCATCAAGGCTGTGCCCAAGGCGGGAGCAGCTGCCGCCGCGCCCGCGGAAGTCGTAGAGGCACCCGCCACCAAGGGAGGTAAGGCCAAGAAATCCGCTGCCACAGCCAAGCCCAAGGCCCCGAACCTTTCCTCCGGAAAGCTGCCCGTTTACGAAGAACTCCTTCAGGAGTCCATCGAAGGCGGTCACAAGACCCTCATTTTCAGCCAATTCGTAGGCATGCTGAAGCTGTTGAAGAGTCACGCTGAGGCCGAGGGCATCCCGCATTGCTACCTCGACGGCTCCAGCACCGATCGACCCGCCCAGGTCGCCAGCTTCCAGACCGACCCGAACAAGAAGCTCTTCTTCATCTCCCTCAAGGCCGGCGGCTACGGCCTGAACCTCACCGCCGCCGACGAGGTCGTCCTCGTCGACCCCTGGTGGAATCCCGCCGTGGAAGCCCAGGCCATCGACCGTGCCCACCGTATCGGGCAGGGGAGGCCCGTCACGGCCTACCGTCTGGTCTGCCGCGGCACCGTCGAGGAGAAGATCCTGGCTCTCCAGCAGAAGAAACGCGCCGTCATGGACATGGCCTTGGAAGATGACGCCGCCATCTTCGCCGGCGTCACCGACGAGGAACTGGACGAGCTGCTGGCGTAG
- a CDS encoding ParA family protein, giving the protein MRIVAIANQKGGVGKTTTALNLSACLAAKGCRVLLIDLDPQANATSGLGIAQEEEGSLYPCLVGDAQPQSVIRSTRLPNLSIIRSHQELAGCEVELAQTGHHLTRLRDVLHPLRYTGHFDYVIMDCPPSLGVLMTGALAAADELLVPIQCEYFGLEGLSKIVQIVQQIRESGANPNLALEGIVMTMFDSRMNLSQQVVNDVRGYFEGVVYQTIIPRTIRLGEAPSFGKAIIEYDPSGKGAQAYTSLAEEFLARHGAPAAVASAA; this is encoded by the coding sequence ATGAGGATTGTTGCGATTGCGAACCAAAAGGGAGGCGTGGGAAAAACAACCACGGCGCTGAATCTGTCCGCGTGTCTCGCGGCGAAGGGATGCCGGGTGCTGTTGATTGATCTGGACCCACAGGCGAATGCCACGAGCGGCTTGGGCATCGCCCAGGAAGAGGAAGGCAGCCTGTATCCGTGCCTGGTCGGTGACGCCCAGCCACAGTCCGTGATCCGCAGCACACGCCTGCCGAATCTCTCCATCATCCGCAGCCATCAGGAGCTGGCGGGCTGCGAAGTGGAGCTGGCCCAGACCGGCCACCACCTCACCCGCCTGCGGGATGTGCTGCACCCGCTGCGGTACACAGGCCACTTCGACTATGTGATCATGGACTGCCCGCCCTCCCTGGGCGTGCTGATGACCGGGGCGCTGGCCGCGGCGGATGAACTGCTGGTGCCCATCCAGTGTGAGTACTTCGGGCTGGAGGGTCTTTCCAAGATTGTGCAGATCGTGCAACAAATCCGCGAGAGCGGGGCGAACCCAAACCTGGCGCTCGAGGGCATCGTGATGACGATGTTCGACTCGCGTATGAATCTCTCCCAGCAGGTGGTGAATGACGTGCGCGGCTACTTCGAAGGCGTGGTCTATCAAACCATCATCCCGCGGACCATCCGCCTGGGCGAGGCCCCGAGCTTCGGCAAGGCGATCATCGAGTACGATCCCTCCGGCAAGGGCGCCCAGGCGTACACGTCGCTGGCGGAGGAATTTCTCGCAAGGCATGGCGCGCCGGCAGCGGTGGCGAGCGCGGCGTAG
- a CDS encoding HAD family hydrolase has product MNLIMFDIDGTLTASDVMDGECFVQAVRDVFGFEDVSSDWSLYRHCSDSGVLDELFHTRVGRAPQPDEVAEVQAHFVKLMEASIAAQPLKAIPGAKELLEVLLTESRVAISLASGAWECSARLKLRSAGLDFPHIPGAFADDAHAREDFMQASLQRVAQKHGREEFDSRVYIGDGVWDVRASRNLGFGFIGIASEQSRIQRLRDEGASVIFPDFTQRDAFRAALETARGQSRM; this is encoded by the coding sequence ATGAACCTGATCATGTTCGACATCGATGGCACGCTCACCGCGAGTGACGTGATGGACGGCGAATGCTTTGTGCAGGCGGTGCGGGACGTATTTGGATTCGAAGACGTGAGTTCCGACTGGAGCCTCTACCGGCACTGCAGTGACTCGGGTGTGCTGGATGAGCTGTTCCACACACGCGTAGGGCGTGCCCCACAGCCCGATGAGGTTGCCGAGGTGCAGGCCCACTTTGTGAAACTGATGGAAGCTTCCATCGCCGCGCAGCCACTCAAGGCCATCCCAGGCGCGAAGGAACTGCTGGAGGTGCTGCTGACGGAGTCCCGTGTGGCCATCTCGCTGGCCAGTGGTGCGTGGGAATGCTCTGCACGACTGAAGCTGAGAAGCGCGGGGTTGGACTTCCCTCACATCCCCGGCGCCTTTGCCGATGATGCGCATGCCCGGGAGGACTTCATGCAGGCCTCGCTGCAGCGTGTCGCGCAGAAGCATGGCCGCGAGGAATTCGACTCCAGGGTCTACATTGGAGACGGAGTGTGGGATGTACGCGCCTCCCGCAATCTGGGCTTTGGATTCATCGGCATCGCCAGCGAGCAGTCACGCATCCAGCGGCTGCGGGATGAAGGGGCCAGCGTCATCTTCCCGGACTTCACGCAGAGAGATGCCTTCCGCGCAGCGCTGGAAACGGCCCGCGGGCAATCGAGGATGTGA
- a CDS encoding NUDIX domain-containing protein, whose protein sequence is MRKGPSGYELLVFEHPLAGRQIPKGTIESGEDPSLAALRELEEESGIKAAGILSRIAKMEILRTTSLYPHKEVPRLESWHLYHLEVPQEVTTREHWVHAAEGSADEQGLPFAYFWFPIESSFESFEHYWHEVLLAVQKYCAGLSLSQSPTDAS, encoded by the coding sequence TTGCGAAAGGGCCCTTCAGGTTACGAATTGCTGGTCTTTGAGCACCCACTGGCCGGCCGGCAGATTCCCAAAGGCACGATTGAATCCGGGGAGGATCCCAGCCTCGCGGCCCTGAGGGAACTGGAGGAAGAGTCAGGCATCAAGGCGGCTGGCATCTTGAGCCGCATTGCGAAGATGGAGATTCTGCGTACGACGTCTCTGTATCCTCACAAGGAGGTCCCGCGACTAGAATCTTGGCATCTCTACCACCTGGAAGTGCCGCAGGAAGTGACTACGCGCGAGCACTGGGTTCACGCGGCGGAAGGCAGCGCAGATGAGCAGGGCCTGCCGTTTGCCTACTTCTGGTTTCCCATCGAATCCTCCTTCGAGAGCTTCGAGCATTACTGGCATGAGGTATTGCTGGCCGTGCAGAAGTACTGCGCAGGCCTGTCGTTGTCGCAGTCACCCACGGATGCATCATGA
- a CDS encoding GNAT family N-acetyltransferase, whose protein sequence is MNETSILRKLRPDELPALLELYRHLHEDDDWLPSPAGYEQVWESICANPLLHYFGAEVTGRLFATCTLTIIPNLTRAARPYGVVENVVTHPDFRKRGLATALLRHALDFARKENCYKVMLFTSRKDEATLRFYEQAGFQSGVKTGFVAKL, encoded by the coding sequence GTGAACGAGACATCCATCCTTCGCAAACTCCGGCCTGATGAGCTGCCGGCACTGCTGGAACTGTACCGGCATCTCCATGAGGACGATGATTGGCTTCCGTCTCCAGCCGGCTATGAGCAGGTGTGGGAAAGCATCTGTGCGAATCCCCTGCTCCACTACTTTGGCGCGGAGGTGACCGGCAGACTTTTTGCCACCTGCACGCTGACCATCATCCCCAATCTCACTCGTGCGGCTCGGCCCTATGGCGTCGTGGAGAATGTGGTCACGCATCCGGATTTCAGGAAACGCGGCCTCGCAACTGCCCTGCTGAGGCACGCTCTTGATTTCGCCAGAAAGGAGAACTGCTACAAAGTGATGTTGTTCACCAGCCGCAAGGACGAAGCCACGCTCCGCTTCTATGAGCAGGCGGGATTTCAGTCAGGCGTGAAAACCGGGTTCGTGGCGAAGCTGTGA
- a CDS encoding AAA family ATPase, producing the protein MTSPTRIHITGASGSGCTTLGRTLAERLGVPLLDTDDYFWHATVPLFQKKRDREERNAGLKRDMALHAQCVISGSVMMWDSELDDAFDLVVFLHVPDEVRMARLIARETERFGTPDAEFIAWAATYETADTTTRSLALHREWLAQRTCDILPITGNYTIEANVARILCHLGEPSSSSTPPCPTFSST; encoded by the coding sequence ATGACCTCCCCCACCCGCATCCACATCACCGGCGCTTCAGGCTCGGGATGCACCACGCTTGGGCGGACACTGGCAGAACGGCTGGGCGTGCCGCTGCTGGATACGGATGACTATTTCTGGCACGCGACGGTGCCTCTGTTTCAGAAGAAGCGGGACCGGGAGGAGCGGAATGCCGGCTTGAAGCGTGATATGGCCCTCCACGCGCAGTGCGTCATTTCCGGCTCGGTCATGATGTGGGACTCGGAGCTCGATGACGCTTTTGATCTGGTCGTCTTCCTCCACGTGCCGGATGAGGTGCGCATGGCCCGGCTCATCGCACGGGAGACGGAGCGCTTCGGCACGCCGGACGCTGAATTCATCGCTTGGGCGGCGACGTATGAGACGGCGGACACCACCACCCGCAGCCTCGCGCTGCATCGGGAGTGGCTGGCGCAGCGGACGTGTGATATCCTGCCAATTACAGGCAACTACACCATAGAGGCAAACGTGGCGCGAATACTCTGTCACCTGGGAGAACCATCGTCTTCGTCTACACCGCCATGCCCTACCTTCAGCTCGACGTAA
- a CDS encoding dephospho-CoA kinase, with amino-acid sequence MKLLLFGQIGSGKSYVGELFQRKFEIPYHDADRDLPEEMKEAIRNHQPITEEMRDDFVERIIGRMHELSQLHAQFCIAQALFKNRHRLRILEAFPDLQMVWVRSNDILIHTRLHERTGHVASQYYAQMVNPNFEEPAHAHQVIENTGDETWVHHQMLSVLTNSGVRSGGDCRRL; translated from the coding sequence ATGAAGCTCCTGCTCTTTGGTCAAATCGGCTCAGGGAAATCTTATGTGGGAGAACTCTTCCAGCGCAAATTTGAGATTCCTTATCACGATGCGGACCGGGACCTGCCTGAGGAGATGAAGGAGGCCATCCGCAACCACCAGCCGATCACCGAGGAGATGCGGGATGACTTTGTGGAAAGGATCATCGGACGCATGCATGAGCTATCGCAGCTGCATGCGCAGTTCTGCATCGCACAGGCTCTCTTCAAGAACCGGCATCGGCTGCGGATACTGGAGGCCTTCCCGGACCTGCAAATGGTCTGGGTCCGTAGCAACGACATACTCATCCATACGCGACTGCATGAGCGTACCGGGCACGTTGCCAGCCAGTACTACGCGCAGATGGTGAACCCAAACTTCGAGGAACCCGCCCATGCTCATCAGGTGATTGAAAACACCGGTGATGAAACATGGGTCCACCACCAGATGCTCTCCGTGCTCACAAACAGTGGCGTACGGAGCGGGGGTGACTGCCGCCGCCTCTGA
- a CDS encoding NUDIX domain-containing protein — MKHRIRAAALVVQEDSILLVQHVYPDTGESFWVPPGGGMEDVDDSIFGCATREVFEETGITVTLSRIAYIREFSEPATDTMHMEIFLYAESAEGSVTIEHLPPGQPDSDMIKESRFVRREELAALTVYPAELKDVFWEHHAKGFPETHYLGRTH, encoded by the coding sequence ATGAAGCATCGCATCCGTGCCGCCGCCCTCGTTGTGCAGGAAGACAGCATCCTGCTGGTACAGCATGTGTATCCGGACACGGGTGAATCCTTCTGGGTGCCACCGGGTGGAGGGATGGAGGATGTGGATGACTCCATCTTCGGGTGCGCCACCCGTGAGGTTTTTGAGGAGACCGGTATCACCGTGACGCTTTCGCGCATCGCCTATATCCGCGAGTTCTCCGAACCGGCGACCGATACCATGCACATGGAAATCTTCCTCTATGCCGAATCTGCTGAAGGCAGCGTCACCATTGAGCATTTGCCTCCCGGTCAGCCCGATTCGGACATGATCAAGGAATCACGCTTCGTCAGGCGCGAGGAACTCGCTGCGCTCACGGTGTATCCGGCCGAGCTGAAAGATGTGTTTTGGGAACATCATGCGAAGGGTTTCCCGGAGACGCACTATCTCGGTCGCACCCACTGA
- a CDS encoding cytidine deaminase family protein yields the protein MNPRTQELIDIARPLVRNLTLGRSDFSAATVASAIRTSSGNVYTGVCIHLSCGLGFCAEHAAAAEMIKAGETRIETIVAVAEDCILSPCGRCREFLIQVDPANAEANVVLEGGREVKLGDLLPHHWLVSGTEVTS from the coding sequence ATGAATCCCAGGACCCAGGAGTTGATTGATATCGCACGTCCGCTGGTCCGGAACCTCACCTTGGGACGTTCCGATTTCTCTGCGGCCACCGTGGCCTCTGCGATTCGCACTTCGAGCGGGAATGTCTACACGGGCGTGTGCATCCACCTGAGTTGCGGCCTCGGCTTCTGTGCGGAGCATGCGGCGGCGGCGGAGATGATCAAGGCGGGCGAGACGCGCATCGAGACCATTGTGGCGGTCGCGGAGGATTGCATCCTTTCGCCGTGTGGCCGGTGCCGGGAGTTTCTCATCCAGGTTGACCCGGCAAATGCGGAGGCCAATGTGGTGCTGGAGGGTGGTCGCGAGGTGAAGCTCGGCGATTTGCTCCCCCACCATTGGCTGGTATCTGGCACTGAGGTTACCTCCTGA
- a CDS encoding tautomerase family protein, with protein sequence MPYLQLDVNGRHAVHNKRQLAQRLCETYARLMQVDIRRVSVAIRESGEGSLWRIVEGEPVPVSVLMCDIRRGRSAEQRMEVAKALCQDCCEVLGLHEDRLNVEFTQHTGDEMYHPTLGGFSPEWSEEEVGATVGQ encoded by the coding sequence ATGCCCTACCTTCAGCTCGACGTAAACGGCCGCCATGCGGTGCACAACAAGCGGCAGCTCGCGCAGCGCCTCTGTGAAACCTACGCCCGCCTCATGCAGGTGGATATCCGCCGCGTGAGCGTGGCCATCCGTGAATCCGGCGAAGGAAGCCTGTGGCGCATCGTTGAAGGTGAGCCGGTGCCCGTATCCGTGCTCATGTGCGACATTCGCCGTGGCCGCTCGGCTGAACAGCGTATGGAGGTGGCCAAGGCTCTGTGCCAGGACTGCTGTGAGGTCCTGGGCTTGCATGAGGATCGGCTGAATGTGGAATTCACCCAGCACACGGGAGATGAGATGTATCATCCCACCTTGGGAGGTTTCAGCCCGGAGTGGAGCGAGGAAGAGGTCGGTGCGACGGTGGGGCAGTGA
- a CDS encoding HAD family hydrolase, with translation MIRAVFFDLDRTLLDRDTSFAAFASAQHGRFAHRMPGIDVRTYVDRLVSLDALGSVWKDVVYQRLIPDLGIAGVEWEELFADFDAHIAEHYVPFPALSEVLAALSREYALGIITNGKGEFQQRTIRALGIGHYFQTLLISEMEGVRKPEAEIFHRAVAHLGCRPSEAVYVGDNPEADVRAARAAGWKAIWKRNAAFAEPGADGIIDRLEELPSLLKTLDSRR, from the coding sequence ATGATTCGCGCTGTCTTCTTTGATCTGGATCGCACCCTGTTGGATCGTGACACCTCATTCGCAGCGTTTGCCTCAGCGCAGCACGGCCGGTTTGCGCACCGGATGCCGGGGATCGATGTGCGGACTTATGTGGACCGTCTCGTCTCGCTGGATGCGCTCGGCTCGGTGTGGAAGGATGTTGTGTACCAGCGGCTCATCCCCGATCTTGGCATCGCAGGTGTCGAATGGGAGGAGTTGTTTGCAGACTTCGATGCGCACATCGCGGAGCACTATGTCCCTTTCCCCGCCCTGAGCGAGGTGCTCGCAGCGCTCTCCAGGGAATACGCACTGGGCATCATCACCAATGGCAAAGGTGAATTCCAGCAGCGCACGATTCGTGCGCTGGGCATCGGCCACTACTTTCAGACCCTCTTGATTTCAGAGATGGAAGGCGTGCGGAAGCCGGAGGCTGAGATCTTCCACCGCGCTGTCGCCCATCTTGGATGCAGGCCTTCGGAGGCCGTGTACGTGGGAGACAATCCTGAAGCAGACGTGCGGGCCGCCCGTGCCGCGGGATGGAAAGCCATCTGGAAACGCAACGCCGCCTTTGCCGAGCCTGGGGCCGATGGCATCATTGATCGTCTTGAGGAGCTTCCTTCCTTGCTGAAGACACTGGACTCGCGAAGGTGA
- a CDS encoding ASCH domain-containing protein — MSGNTTTHPALSIVAPAGDWIRTGKKPLEIRRWQPEELPLRDLVIVQNSIQLGGDGPAEDPNGMAVAIVDVESVAAWREDEIEPACATYWEPGWLAWPLVNVRPITPPIPCPARLRIYSVELPLRGEVMQATPSPKTSHESQDPGVD, encoded by the coding sequence ATGAGCGGTAACACGACCACCCACCCCGCCCTTTCCATTGTTGCCCCTGCGGGTGACTGGATTCGCACGGGCAAAAAGCCGCTGGAGATTCGGCGCTGGCAGCCGGAGGAGCTTCCACTACGGGACCTAGTGATTGTGCAGAATAGCATCCAGCTGGGTGGCGATGGACCTGCCGAAGATCCCAACGGCATGGCCGTGGCGATCGTGGATGTGGAGTCGGTTGCAGCGTGGCGGGAGGATGAGATCGAGCCTGCCTGTGCGACCTACTGGGAACCGGGCTGGCTGGCGTGGCCGTTGGTGAATGTGCGGCCCATCACGCCACCCATTCCCTGCCCTGCCCGCTTGAGGATTTATTCGGTGGAATTGCCATTGCGTGGCGAGGTGATGCAGGCTACGCCCTCTCCCAAAACGAGCCATGAATCCCAGGACCCAGGAGTTGATTGA